In Streptomyces sp. P3, one DNA window encodes the following:
- a CDS encoding response regulator transcription factor, with protein MEQTHTAHNSTATATPGAQRRVLVVEDDPTIVDAIAARLRAEGFLVQTAGDGPAAVDTAEAWQPDLLILDIMLPGFDGLEVCRRVQASRPVPVMMLTARDDETDMLVGLGVGADDYMTKPFSMRELAARVHVLLRRVERAAIAATTPRSGILRLGELEIDHAQRRVRVRSEDVHLTPTEFDLLVCLANTPRAVLSREQLLAEVWDWADASGTRTVDSHIKALRRKIGAERIRTVHGVGYALETPTP; from the coding sequence ATGGAGCAGACACACACCGCACACAACAGCACGGCGACCGCCACACCGGGCGCGCAGCGGCGCGTCCTGGTGGTCGAGGACGATCCGACGATCGTCGACGCCATCGCGGCCCGCCTGCGCGCCGAGGGATTCCTCGTGCAAACGGCGGGTGACGGCCCGGCGGCCGTCGACACGGCGGAGGCCTGGCAGCCCGACCTGCTGATCCTCGACATCATGCTGCCCGGCTTCGACGGCCTGGAGGTCTGCCGTCGCGTGCAGGCGTCCCGCCCGGTGCCGGTGATGATGCTCACCGCGCGCGACGACGAGACCGACATGCTGGTCGGGCTCGGCGTGGGCGCCGACGACTACATGACCAAGCCGTTCTCCATGCGGGAGCTGGCGGCGCGCGTGCACGTGCTGCTGCGCCGGGTGGAGCGGGCCGCGATCGCGGCGACCACGCCGCGCAGCGGCATCCTGCGGCTCGGCGAGCTGGAGATCGACCACGCGCAGCGCCGGGTGCGGGTGCGTTCGGAGGACGTGCACCTCACGCCCACCGAGTTCGACCTGCTGGTCTGCCTGGCGAACACCCCGCGCGCGGTGCTCTCCCGTGAGCAGCTCCTCGCCGAGGTCTGGGACTGGGCGGACGCCTCCGGCACCCGCACGGTGGACAGCCACATCAAGGCGCTGCGACGGAAGATCGGCGCCGAGCGGATCCGCACGGTGCACGGCGTGGGCTACGCGCTGGAGACCCCGACGCCATGA
- a CDS encoding multifunctional oxoglutarate decarboxylase/oxoglutarate dehydrogenase thiamine pyrophosphate-binding subunit/dihydrolipoyllysine-residue succinyltransferase subunit, giving the protein MSPQSPSNSSISTDADQAGKNPAAAFGPNEWLVDEIYQQYLQDPNSVDRAWWDFFADYKPGAAAPSATAGTAAAGAAATTTAPPASAAPAQPAPAAAPAPAPAPAAVPKPAAAAPAPAKAAPAARPAAAAKPAPAAAAPASPEGPEFVTLRGPSAAVAKNMNASLELPTATSVRAVPVKLLFDNRIVINNHLKRARGGKISFTHLIGFAMVQAIKAMPSMNWHYAEKDGKPTLVKPPHVNFGLAIDLVKANGDRQLVVAGIKKAETLNFFEFWQAYEDIVRRARDGKLTMDDFTGVTVSLTNPGGLGTVHSVPRLMPGQSVIMGVGSMDYPAEFQGTSQDTLNKLGIAKVMTLTSTYDHRVIQGAASGEFLRIVANYLLGESGFYDEIFEALRIPYEPVRWLKDIDASHDDDVTKAARVFELIHSYRVRGHVMADTDPLEYRQRKHPDLDITEHGLTLWDLEREFAVGGFSGKSLMKLRDILGVLRDSYCRTTGVEFMHIQDPKQRRWIQDRIERPHTKPEREEQLRILRRLNAAEAFETFLQTKYVGQKRFSLEGGESVIPLLDAVLDSAAESRLDEVVIGMAHRGRLNVLANIVGKSYAQIFREFEGNLDPKSMHGSGDVKYHLGAEGTFTGLDGEQIKVSLAANPSHLETVDPVIEGIARAKQDIINKGGSDFTVLPVALHGDAAFAGQGVVAETLNMSQLRGYRTGGTVHIVINNQVGFTAAPESSRSSMYATDVARMIEAPIFHVNGDDPEAVVRVARLAFEFRQAFNKDVVIDLICYRRRGHNESDNPAFTQPLMYDLIDKKRSVRKLYTESLIGRGDITLEEAEQALQDYQGQLEKVFTEVREAVTAQPSAGPVSDPQAEFPVAVNTAISTETVKRIAESQVNIPDYFHVHPRLLPQLQRRASMVEDGTIDWGMGETLAVGSLLLEGTPVRLSGQDSQRGTFGQRHAVLIDRETGEEHTPLQYLAEEQARYNVYNSLLSEYAVMGFEYGYSLARPDALVMWEAQFGDFVNGAQTVVDEYISAAEQKWGQTSGVTLLLPHGYEGQGPDHSSARVERFLQLCAQNNMTVAMPTLPSNYFHLLRWQVHNPHHKPLVVFTPKSMLRLKAAASKAEEFTTGQFRPVIGDTSVEANAVKKVVFCAGKVYYDLEAERQKRGITDTAIIRLERLYPLPGAEVQAEVNKYPNAEKYLWVQEEPANQGAWPFIALNLIDHLDLAVGADIPHGERLRRISRPHGSSPAVGSAKRHQAEQEQLVREVFEA; this is encoded by the coding sequence GTGTCGCCACAGTCCCCCAGTAACTCCAGCATCTCGACCGACGCAGACCAAGCGGGCAAGAACCCCGCTGCCGCGTTCGGACCGAACGAGTGGCTCGTCGACGAGATCTATCAGCAGTACCTCCAGGACCCGAATTCGGTAGACCGCGCCTGGTGGGACTTCTTCGCCGACTACAAGCCAGGGGCCGCTGCCCCCTCGGCTACGGCGGGTACTGCGGCCGCGGGGGCCGCAGCGACCACCACCGCACCCCCCGCGTCCGCCGCCCCGGCCCAGCCGGCCCCCGCCGCCGCTCCGGCTCCCGCCCCGGCCCCGGCCGCCGTGCCGAAGCCCGCGGCCGCCGCTCCCGCCCCGGCGAAGGCGGCCCCGGCGGCCAGGCCGGCCGCCGCCGCGAAGCCCGCGCCCGCAGCCGCGGCGCCCGCCTCCCCCGAGGGCCCGGAGTTCGTGACGCTGCGCGGCCCGTCCGCCGCGGTCGCCAAGAACATGAACGCCTCGCTGGAGCTGCCCACGGCCACGTCCGTGCGCGCGGTCCCGGTGAAGCTGCTGTTCGACAACCGCATCGTCATCAACAACCACCTCAAGCGCGCCCGGGGCGGGAAGATCTCCTTCACGCACCTGATCGGCTTCGCGATGGTGCAGGCCATCAAGGCCATGCCGTCGATGAACTGGCACTACGCGGAGAAGGACGGGAAGCCCACCCTCGTCAAGCCGCCGCACGTCAACTTCGGCCTGGCCATCGACCTGGTGAAGGCCAACGGCGACCGCCAGCTCGTCGTCGCCGGCATCAAGAAGGCCGAGACGCTGAACTTCTTCGAGTTCTGGCAGGCCTACGAGGACATCGTCCGCCGCGCCCGCGACGGCAAGCTGACGATGGACGACTTCACCGGCGTCACCGTCTCGCTGACCAACCCCGGCGGCCTCGGCACCGTGCACTCCGTGCCGCGTCTGATGCCCGGCCAGTCGGTCATCATGGGCGTCGGCTCGATGGACTACCCGGCGGAGTTCCAGGGCACCAGCCAGGACACCCTGAACAAGCTCGGCATCGCGAAGGTCATGACGCTCACGTCGACCTACGACCACCGGGTCATCCAGGGCGCGGCCTCCGGCGAGTTCCTGCGGATCGTCGCGAACTACCTGCTCGGCGAGAGCGGCTTCTACGACGAGATCTTCGAGGCACTGCGCATCCCCTACGAGCCGGTCCGCTGGCTCAAGGACATCGACGCCAGCCACGACGACGACGTCACCAAGGCCGCCCGGGTCTTCGAGCTGATCCACTCCTACCGGGTCCGCGGCCACGTCATGGCCGACACCGACCCGCTGGAGTACCGCCAGCGCAAGCACCCCGACCTCGACATCACCGAGCACGGGCTCACCCTGTGGGACCTGGAGCGCGAGTTCGCGGTCGGCGGCTTCTCCGGCAAGTCCCTGATGAAGCTGCGCGACATCCTCGGCGTGCTGCGCGACTCGTACTGCCGCACCACCGGCGTCGAGTTCATGCACATCCAGGACCCCAAGCAGCGCCGCTGGATCCAGGACCGCATCGAGCGCCCGCACACCAAGCCGGAGCGCGAGGAGCAGCTGCGCATCCTGCGCCGGCTGAACGCGGCGGAGGCCTTCGAGACGTTCCTGCAGACCAAGTACGTCGGCCAGAAGCGCTTCTCCCTGGAGGGCGGCGAGTCCGTCATCCCGCTGCTCGACGCGGTGCTGGACAGCGCGGCCGAGTCCCGGCTCGACGAGGTCGTCATCGGCATGGCCCACCGCGGCCGGCTGAACGTCCTCGCCAACATCGTCGGCAAGTCGTACGCGCAGATCTTCCGCGAGTTCGAGGGCAACCTCGACCCGAAGTCGATGCACGGCTCCGGCGACGTGAAGTACCACCTGGGCGCCGAGGGGACCTTCACCGGCCTGGACGGCGAGCAGATCAAGGTCTCGCTGGCCGCGAACCCCTCCCACCTGGAGACGGTCGACCCGGTCATCGAGGGCATCGCCCGCGCCAAGCAGGACATCATCAACAAGGGCGGCTCGGACTTCACGGTCCTGCCGGTCGCCCTGCACGGCGACGCGGCCTTCGCGGGCCAGGGCGTGGTGGCCGAGACCCTGAACATGTCGCAGCTGCGCGGCTACCGCACCGGCGGCACGGTCCACATCGTCATCAACAACCAGGTCGGCTTCACGGCCGCCCCGGAGTCCTCCCGCTCCTCGATGTACGCCACGGACGTGGCGCGCATGATCGAGGCCCCGATCTTCCACGTGAACGGCGACGACCCGGAGGCCGTGGTGCGCGTCGCGCGGCTGGCCTTCGAGTTCCGCCAGGCGTTCAACAAGGACGTGGTGATCGACCTCATCTGCTACCGCCGCCGCGGTCACAACGAGTCGGACAACCCGGCCTTCACCCAGCCGCTGATGTACGACCTGATCGACAAGAAGCGCTCGGTGCGCAAGCTCTACACCGAGTCCCTGATCGGTCGCGGCGACATCACCCTGGAAGAGGCCGAGCAGGCGCTGCAGGACTACCAGGGGCAGCTGGAGAAGGTCTTCACGGAGGTCCGCGAGGCCGTCACGGCCCAGCCGAGCGCGGGCCCGGTGTCGGACCCGCAGGCGGAGTTCCCGGTCGCCGTGAACACCGCGATCTCCACGGAGACCGTCAAGCGCATCGCCGAGTCGCAGGTCAACATCCCCGACTACTTCCACGTCCACCCGCGTCTGCTGCCGCAGCTGCAGCGCCGGGCGTCGATGGTCGAGGACGGCACGATCGACTGGGGCATGGGCGAGACCCTCGCGGTGGGCTCCCTCCTCCTCGAGGGCACGCCGGTCCGGCTGTCCGGCCAGGACTCCCAGCGCGGCACCTTCGGCCAGCGTCACGCGGTCCTCATCGACCGCGAGACGGGCGAGGAGCACACCCCGCTCCAGTACCTCGCCGAGGAGCAGGCGCGCTACAACGTCTACAACTCCCTGCTGTCCGAGTACGCGGTCATGGGCTTCGAGTACGGCTACTCGCTGGCCCGCCCGGACGCGCTCGTGATGTGGGAGGCGCAGTTCGGCGACTTCGTCAACGGCGCGCAGACGGTCGTCGACGAGTACATCTCGGCGGCCGAGCAGAAGTGGGGCCAGACGTCCGGCGTCACCCTGCTCCTCCCGCACGGCTACGAGGGCCAGGGCCCGGACCACTCCTCGGCCCGCGTCGAGCGCTTCCTCCAGCTGTGCGCCCAGAACAACATGACGGTCGCGATGCCCACGCTCCCGTCGAACTACTTCCACCTCCTGCGGTGGCAGGTGCACAACCCGCACCACAAGCCGCTGGTCGTCTTCACCCCGAAGTCGATGCTGCGCCTGAAGGCCGCCGCGTCGAAGGCGGAGGAGTTCACCACGGGCCAGTTCCGCCCGGTCATCGGCGACACGTCGGTCGAGGCGAACGCGGTCAAGAAGGTTGTCTTCTGCGCCGGCAAGGTGTACTACGACCTCGAGGCCGAGCGGCAGAAGCGCGGCATCACGGACACGGCGATCATCCGCCTCGAGCGGCTGTACCCGCTGCCGGGCGCCGAGGTCCAGGCGGAGGTCAACAAGTACCCGAACGCCGAGAAGTACCTGTGGGTGCAGGAGGAGCCGGCCAACCAGGGCGCCTGGCCGTTCATCGCCCTGAACCTGATCGACCACCTGGACCTGGCGGTCGGCGCCGACATCCCGCACGGTGAGCGGCTGCGCCGCATCTCCCGGCCGCACGGCTCGTCCCCGGCCGTCGGCTCGGCGAAGCGTCACCAGGCCGAGCAGGAGCAGCTGGTCCGCGAGGTCTTCGAGGCGTGA
- a CDS encoding DUF5954 family protein, with protein MTDDWKRRLDALHAELVLRDDPVAWVTEADAVEASRRYPHIALRGPVFGVAALDPAAEGPCWRLLKPVVDGMPQQARDGLNSHLWFQAKDGAGDPAARRELLTAVAVLERAPADEVEALGVRYRVVRGDEFARTGDDGLEPPRPTDPEAPGASWEDPGTAPSPDVGFALDPGRDEGPMAGALRLGLRDFTYTGARFPSDVREDSARAALTHPDVVRLPVGFSVAEREGTDWTPFGSLAATPHEARRALYEGMARVWAMLYRFDERKKALYARAAEAFRAAGRADEASVEGRLFRICRVERMVRLGPDGPEPPRPSDVDEYGPMKLHPTLCEDGTVRFND; from the coding sequence ATGACCGATGACTGGAAGCGACGTCTGGACGCCCTCCACGCTGAGCTGGTCCTCCGGGACGACCCCGTCGCCTGGGTGACCGAGGCGGACGCCGTCGAGGCGTCCAGGCGCTACCCGCACATCGCGCTGCGCGGGCCCGTCTTCGGCGTGGCCGCGCTGGACCCGGCCGCCGAGGGGCCGTGCTGGCGGCTGCTCAAGCCGGTGGTGGACGGCATGCCCCAGCAGGCCCGCGACGGACTGAACTCGCACCTGTGGTTCCAGGCGAAGGACGGCGCCGGCGATCCGGCCGCGCGGCGCGAGCTGCTGACCGCCGTCGCCGTGCTGGAACGGGCCCCCGCCGACGAGGTCGAGGCGCTGGGGGTGCGCTACCGGGTGGTGCGCGGCGACGAGTTCGCCCGGACCGGCGACGACGGGCTGGAGCCGCCGCGGCCCACCGACCCGGAGGCGCCGGGCGCGTCGTGGGAGGACCCGGGCACCGCGCCGTCGCCGGACGTGGGCTTCGCCCTCGACCCCGGCCGGGACGAGGGGCCGATGGCGGGCGCGCTGCGGCTCGGACTGCGCGACTTCACGTACACGGGCGCCCGCTTCCCCTCCGACGTCCGCGAGGACTCCGCACGGGCGGCGCTGACCCACCCGGACGTGGTCCGGCTGCCGGTGGGCTTCTCGGTGGCGGAGCGCGAGGGCACGGACTGGACGCCGTTCGGCTCGCTGGCCGCCACCCCGCACGAGGCGCGCCGCGCGCTGTACGAGGGGATGGCCCGCGTCTGGGCGATGCTCTACCGCTTCGACGAGCGCAAGAAGGCCCTCTACGCGCGGGCCGCCGAGGCGTTCAGGGCGGCCGGCCGGGCCGACGAGGCGAGCGTGGAGGGCCGTCTGTTCCGGATCTGCCGCGTCGAACGGATGGTCCGGCTGGGCCCCGACGGCCCCGAACCGCCCCGCCCGTCCGACGTGGACGAGTACGGCCCCATGAAGCTGCACCCCACCCTGTGCGAGGACGGCACGGTCCGGTTCAACGACTGA
- a CDS encoding rhomboid-like protein: MPGVAGLPDTAGLPDTAGLLDGIPCQRGARPAPLVAERPGERCAEGPAEPSARTGPAPRPRRPAGFRVRVPVPFTLAYAALLAVTSYVAEHADPALVYALYQGSSTDVAHLLQTPALVLVASALWVAGGFVSPFTLGFVVALTALERRIGGARTAVVFLLGHVPATLATEVPVGLGVLVGWLPDSSLHRLDYGISFGVAASVGALAGLLGPWPRALLLVAFGGMLLRDLIAYTDPLTNWGHLIALVTGVAVWPWVRRWDQRGRPVRPRPTAPLSAA, encoded by the coding sequence ATCCCCGGCGTGGCGGGACTGCCCGACACCGCCGGTCTGCCTGACACCGCCGGTCTGCTGGACGGCATCCCCTGCCAGCGTGGCGCACGGCCCGCCCCGCTGGTCGCGGAACGGCCCGGCGAGCGGTGCGCAGAAGGTCCGGCCGAGCCGTCGGCGCGGACGGGCCCCGCTCCTCGCCCCCGGCGCCCGGCCGGGTTCCGGGTGCGGGTCCCTGTGCCCTTCACGCTCGCCTACGCGGCCCTCCTCGCCGTCACTTCGTACGTCGCCGAGCATGCCGACCCCGCCCTCGTGTACGCCCTGTACCAGGGCTCCAGCACCGATGTGGCGCACCTGCTGCAGACGCCGGCGCTGGTGCTGGTGGCCAGCGCGCTGTGGGTGGCGGGCGGCTTCGTCTCGCCCTTCACCCTCGGTTTCGTGGTCGCCCTCACCGCGTTGGAGCGGCGGATCGGCGGGGCCCGCACGGCGGTCGTCTTCCTGCTCGGACATGTGCCGGCCACCCTCGCGACGGAGGTCCCGGTGGGTCTGGGCGTGCTGGTGGGGTGGCTGCCCGACAGTTCGCTCCACCGACTCGACTACGGAATCAGCTTCGGCGTCGCCGCGAGCGTCGGCGCGCTGGCGGGGCTGCTCGGGCCGTGGCCGCGCGCTCTTCTGCTCGTCGCGTTCGGCGGGATGCTGCTGCGGGACCTGATCGCCTACACCGATCCGCTGACCAACTGGGGCCACCTGATCGCGCTGGTGACGGGCGTCGCCGTCTGGCCGTGGGTCCGGCGCTGGGACCAGAGGGGCCGACCGGTGCGCCCTCGGCCCACGGCGCCCCTGTCCGCGGCGTGA
- a CDS encoding HAMP domain-containing sensor histidine kinase, with translation MSRGQDGPGSPAPATGEPWGRVRPFSIKTKLGALVVISVLITTGLSMIAVHTKTELRFITVFSMVATLLITQFVAHSLTAPLDEMNTVARSISHGDYTRRVSENRRDELGDLAQTINVMADELEAQDRQRKELVANVSHELRTPIAGLRAVLENVVDGIAEADTETMRTALKQTERLGRLVETLLDLSRLDNGVVPLRRRRFEVWPYLSGVLKEANMVASARATMGSGGNHTRTDVHLHLDVTPPELTAHADPERIHQVVANLIDNAVKHSPPHGRVTVKARRGPLPESLEIEVLDEGPGIPRSEWRRVFERFNRGAVRRPHGPGSDGGTGLGLAIARWAVDLHGGRIGVAESERGCRILVTLPGDPSISS, from the coding sequence ATGAGCCGCGGGCAGGACGGACCCGGCAGCCCCGCTCCCGCGACCGGGGAGCCCTGGGGCCGCGTGCGCCCGTTCTCGATCAAGACCAAGCTGGGTGCGCTGGTCGTCATCTCGGTGCTGATCACCACGGGTCTGTCGATGATCGCGGTGCACACCAAGACGGAGCTCCGCTTCATCACGGTCTTCTCGATGGTGGCGACGCTGCTCATCACGCAGTTCGTGGCGCATTCGCTGACCGCGCCGCTGGACGAGATGAACACGGTGGCCCGCTCCATCTCGCACGGCGACTACACCCGCCGGGTGAGCGAGAACCGCCGCGACGAGCTGGGCGACCTCGCCCAGACGATCAACGTCATGGCGGACGAGCTCGAGGCGCAGGACCGGCAGCGCAAGGAGCTGGTGGCCAACGTCTCGCACGAGCTGCGCACGCCCATCGCGGGTCTGCGCGCCGTCCTGGAGAACGTCGTCGACGGCATCGCCGAGGCGGACACCGAGACGATGCGCACGGCGCTGAAGCAGACGGAGCGGCTCGGGCGGCTGGTGGAGACCCTGCTGGACCTGTCCCGCCTCGACAACGGCGTCGTCCCGCTGCGCAGGCGGCGCTTCGAGGTGTGGCCGTACCTGTCGGGCGTGCTGAAGGAGGCCAACATGGTCGCCTCGGCGCGCGCCACGATGGGCTCGGGCGGCAACCACACCCGCACGGACGTCCATCTGCACCTGGACGTGACCCCGCCGGAGCTGACCGCGCACGCCGATCCCGAGCGCATCCACCAGGTCGTCGCCAACCTGATCGACAACGCCGTCAAGCACAGCCCGCCGCACGGACGGGTGACGGTGAAGGCGCGGCGCGGGCCGCTGCCGGAGTCGCTGGAGATCGAGGTCCTGGACGAGGGGCCCGGCATTCCGCGTTCGGAGTGGCGCCGCGTGTTCGAGCGGTTCAACCGGGGAGCCGTCCGCCGGCCGCACGGGCCGGGCAGTGACGGCGGTACGGGGCTGGGGCTGGCGATCGCCCGCTGGGCGGTCGATCTTCACGGAGGCCGGATCGGAGTGGCCGAATCCGAGCGGGGCTGCCGGATTCTTGTCACTCTTCCGGGAGATCCCTCCATCTCGAGTTGA
- a CDS encoding spermidine synthase → MPLPYDVSDAPEVLDRREGPYGEVVLRRHGKLLQIIANGCFLMDTSDGRSERLLVEAARAALDDRAAPRLLIGGLGVGFSLSHAAADPRWGGITVVERERAVIDWHLGGPLAALSGPALADPRSTIVAADLLDYVHETRDTFDAVCLDIDNGPDWTVTEGNESLYSPVGLAGCARVLRPGGVLAVWSARPSPEFEGTLRNAGFQQVRTEEIPVARGVPDVVHLAVRPG, encoded by the coding sequence ATGCCTCTCCCGTACGACGTGTCCGACGCCCCGGAAGTGCTGGACCGTCGCGAGGGCCCCTACGGCGAGGTGGTCCTGCGCCGGCACGGGAAGCTGCTCCAGATCATCGCCAACGGCTGCTTCCTGATGGACACCTCGGACGGCCGCTCGGAGCGCCTGCTGGTGGAGGCGGCGCGTGCGGCGCTCGACGACCGCGCGGCCCCGCGTCTGCTGATCGGCGGCCTGGGCGTGGGCTTCTCGCTGAGCCACGCGGCGGCCGACCCGCGCTGGGGCGGGATCACCGTCGTGGAGCGCGAACGGGCCGTGATCGACTGGCACCTCGGCGGCCCGCTGGCCGCCCTCTCCGGTCCGGCGCTCGCCGACCCCAGATCGACGATCGTGGCGGCGGACCTGCTCGACTACGTCCATGAGACTCGTGACACATTCGACGCGGTATGCCTGGACATCGACAACGGGCCCGACTGGACCGTCACCGAAGGCAACGAGAGCCTGTACTCCCCCGTCGGACTCGCGGGCTGCGCACGGGTGTTGAGACCGGGCGGCGTACTGGCCGTATGGTCTGCCCGGCCCTCTCCGGAATTCGAGGGAACCTTGCGGAATGCCGGGTTCCAACAGGTGCGTACCGAAGAGATCCCGGTTGCCCGAGGAGTGCCGGACGTCGTGCATCTCGCCGTCCGGCCTGGATAG